A part of Olleya sp. Bg11-27 genomic DNA contains:
- a CDS encoding tyrosinase family protein: MTKEKLNKPDFTSIIAEPVWDQEVEYFFDEQDYNCMMHADGEKQQSRTINLKSYTEVSALSAKIYYYVYYKFMPMGKTKWNDDKLFSFRNWLSHGCPKDTAALEAFKAKQAAILDDTSLRHRKNVNTLTAQEQETLITAFKGIMDLPKDDPNSFYTLGGLHWYPGVTYCEHHIHPFLAWHRAYILQFENALRSVTGCEAVTLPYWDISDDTYPELFSKAPFIASNPQDPTSTSTYQLPEEFLKAYPFEVSNGSLKADGSIIRNPAAIYNTQKWTYFRDAQHDPTNTNKIFLDKIIQLPTWNAFNGLDKTGQFVSGSETLMHAHDMVHNINGATTANQDVTGFEPVFWLFHANWDRLMWRWQKLHHTTNVADFKKNVQACGDSTDWIDGIGLNNLDPFTKSLGLTVDQTIDLNAMGVNYVEAALPLTATKQFITEEISLQRIADTGQSNRSAFTLSDLSYVSLRVKDVNRLKIPGSFTVSLYLGGALQQTRFFLQATNPGNCENCVKQALVSFDFVFKHEQLQKANGQVKVEIQLSNGNMDEQRPVIPFRTIGQPTINIRLIH; the protein is encoded by the coding sequence ATGACCAAAGAAAAATTAAACAAACCTGATTTTACTTCTATTATTGCCGAACCCGTTTGGGACCAAGAGGTGGAGTATTTTTTTGATGAACAGGATTATAACTGTATGATGCACGCGGATGGAGAAAAGCAACAGTCCAGAACTATAAACCTTAAAAGTTACACAGAGGTTAGTGCATTGAGTGCTAAAATATATTATTATGTGTATTACAAATTTATGCCGATGGGTAAAACCAAATGGAATGACGATAAATTATTTTCTTTTAGGAATTGGCTTAGCCATGGTTGTCCAAAAGACACTGCTGCTTTAGAGGCTTTTAAAGCAAAACAAGCTGCTATTTTAGACGATACTAGTCTGCGCCACAGGAAAAACGTTAATACTTTAACAGCCCAAGAGCAAGAAACGTTAATTACAGCGTTTAAGGGTATTATGGATTTGCCTAAGGATGATCCTAATAGTTTTTATACTTTAGGCGGGCTCCATTGGTATCCTGGTGTTACTTATTGTGAGCATCATATACATCCGTTTTTAGCTTGGCATAGAGCTTATATTCTCCAGTTTGAAAATGCTTTACGCTCTGTAACAGGTTGTGAGGCTGTGACGCTTCCGTATTGGGATATTTCTGATGATACTTATCCAGAGTTATTTTCGAAAGCTCCGTTTATAGCTTCAAATCCGCAGGACCCAACGTCGACATCCACTTACCAACTTCCTGAAGAATTTTTAAAAGCTTACCCGTTTGAAGTTAGCAATGGGTCTTTAAAAGCCGATGGTAGTATTATCCGTAATCCTGCAGCAATTTATAATACTCAAAAATGGACTTATTTTAGAGACGCACAACATGATCCAACTAATACCAACAAGATTTTTTTGGATAAAATCATACAATTGCCTACATGGAATGCATTTAATGGGTTAGATAAAACGGGACAATTTGTGTCTGGTTCTGAGACCTTAATGCATGCGCATGATATGGTGCATAACATTAACGGAGCGACTACTGCTAACCAAGATGTTACTGGCTTTGAACCTGTATTTTGGTTATTTCATGCCAATTGGGACCGATTGATGTGGCGTTGGCAAAAACTACATCATACGACTAACGTTGCTGATTTTAAAAAGAATGTCCAAGCCTGTGGAGATAGTACGGACTGGATTGATGGTATTGGGTTGAATAATTTAGATCCTTTTACTAAGTCTTTAGGACTTACAGTAGATCAAACCATTGATTTAAACGCTATGGGTGTTAATTATGTAGAGGCAGCATTACCGTTAACAGCGACCAAACAATTTATTACAGAAGAGATTAGCTTACAACGTATTGCTGATACAGGACAATCTAATAGAAGTGCTTTTACGTTAAGTGATTTGTCTTATGTATCGCTTAGGGTTAAGGATGTGAACCGTTTAAAAATACCAGGTTCTTTTACGGTGTCTTTGTATTTGGGTGGTGCTTTGCAGCAAACACGATTCTTTTTACAGGCCACCAATCCAGGCAATTGTGAGAACTGTGTAAAACAAGCCTTAGTGAGTTTTGATTTTGTATTTAAACATGAACAACTACAAAAGGCTAATGGTCAAGTGAA